The Solanum dulcamara chromosome 2, daSolDulc1.2, whole genome shotgun sequence region agaaattgatggatgattttaatgactttagttactaaatagttatctttcataattattgactacaaatatatctttgtatatagatttatagatgttgacgatattcttgagttgagttttgttgagagtatggattcatgtttcattcacatgaacccaagatgagatttctttgtcataattgtcttgaggttgaggtggatggttttgtgtatatatgtattgattggaatgaatagaatgaattggatagctTAGAATGTCctttttgcttctataaaatgaacatagaactaaaataaggattttggagtagatgtttgacgattgatgtgatgatgatatttgacaatgatgtgatgatgatgtttggtgacaatgtgaatgatgatatttgatgatgatgtgaatgaagaggttatgttgatgaggatgttgtgtgatgaagtggattggagtctaatgtgattttgtggtatgtgatgtgtataatttgaattgattggagtcttaggaatattttgagaataaatgatcttttgaggatgagctttaaataaattatttgtgaacctttttgcataaactatttacacactattttgagtctaaagaattattagtttcatctttgatttagaaaggagtttaagtatgaattgagtatgaggagcctttaaatgagttgagtatttttacattaaaatatctattttgagattgagttgaggagttgaaattatattttaatgtacaaaatattttctacatccattgagttgagatggtatcaatttaaagaaaagagtttgatgatttgagatgagtcgatttgaaagaaggtccaatgaggtcagatttgatttgagtttgaaaagagtccaatgagactaaatttatgagttgatttaaaggagtccaatgagactaaatgagtattttgagtattttactcacttgatagatatgagcatattgagtcttgggaggagtatcgagcatcgaattggataagagtatagtccatactcgaatcaataaactacgtcgccaaacgtaggaggggatagaaccgttaaagtcggatgcttcctatgggatcgaaccgttaaagtcggatgttttccattttattgtcctgacattataggacttggttggattggatccatgattggttgattcgttcataccctggcaaggtttgaacggacgtggcaacaatgtcggcttgttgtactatcactcgctcatatggtgatggttgtcggttagagaaactcccaattgaatggattgtgcttgatatgattgatttgaatgtgattgtagatgatttgagttgacttgtaaaacattgcataatttaatctgcatagttattgagttgagtcctttgagttgattgttgagttgattttatatgatcggattaggtgatgtgtgatggattggatgatatgatatgtgattggaaaGTGTATGATGGAAGggtatatgatttgattgaatcggatgatatacgatttgattgaactgtattgtgtatgattggagtggattgtatgatgtgtgattggtctttgtctaaaaatgtattcttactttagacttatgacgccttatttgagtctctcttatctttctgatgtGAGATATTTGGATCGAtgatattcttccttgaggtatgtttcattctgccatattacatactcgtatattccatgtactgacgtccatttggacctgcatcatttcatgatgcagagacaggtttaagagatcgtcaataggagcaccattagGGATCTAATCGTattcagcgtattggtgagtcctcccctacattcggaggacaccgcttatgttattcttgcatcgagttagcccttttcattttgacttgaggtagccatgaacatgtcattggcaccaattagatagttgtgataaaggcttcatagactagatagtgatggatcgattgagtatttcgttccttgaattattcttgtcaaactatttttaaaagacAAATATcggagttgatttgttggctcatggcctttattctttgagttagactgacgatttgagttgcccgccaaATATTCTCtgtattttaagtcttccgctgaatgaatgaatgaacgaatgtgcgatcaggctatgtggttcgcttgagagccagaaatagtttctgagtgccggttacgtctagggtaccctcccggggcgtgacaacttTCCTATCCGACGGTGTATGTAGTGAGtactcatttatcggggactagtcattgagttggttatttttttcaaagacttttgttatgtttcatattgagggtgagttagggacatgtcttagcctccacccatgttcatgagtagaggcatctagttggacaaatgtttcgagtctatgttgtcatgtgacattcttcatttactattcatagtttagactctcttatgatgtttccgcttttactttaccgtatgtatgcttatgatatgaacaagaggcttggttggatcccccTCGGGATTTTGATCGTCATGtcacgactaggccctaggtcgggtcaggTCGTGACAGCATTCTTCATCTTGAAGATTTGTGTCGCTTTTTTGCTCTTGTTATTCATGATTGACCTACTAATCATTTAATGTCTATATTCAAGGAAATTACAAGCAACTAGTCTAAAACTACGTGAGCGAATGAAAGTATGAAATCCCAAAAACATTTCATGTGAAGAAATTATGCTTCAAAGTGAGACTCTTGACTAATGCCAAATAACTAAATCATCAGTTATCGAATTAGCCTCTCTATAAATATGGACAACAAAGACCAACGGGTTCCTAGCCAAAAGGTGATGAATGTGGTTGACAATATCACCATTCCGATGAGGTACAATATAATTATTCTAGACCACAACACATGAACCAAGTATAGACAATTCAAGTGAAGAGCAGTAAACAGGTCTGAAGTAAAATGAAAGTGCACGTTACTATATATTTGTAATAACACATAATGACCAAGTATAAATATATTGATGTAGTGATATTAAATGATTtctacaaatttaaaattttaacttggaaaattattttctttctcaaaattttaagaaaataaagccTCTTATTCTTATTAGAAAAAATTGAGCTGCTTAGGAATATTTAAAAGAAGATATAACTAAAAACTTTTGCATGTTCGATTGATTagttcacataaattgaaaagaTATATAACTCCAACCGAAATCGAATATTGAACAAATCGATCCGTATATTCTATTTGAACGGTATAACACTCAGAACctctaaattctaaatttttctttaaagaaaatagtataATAATCTATTCTTAATATGAGTATCATCATTATGTTAGTTATACGTCATCCTGAAAAATCTTTACCTTGTAAATTTAATGAATGAATATTGCCCACGTCAATCTTTATCTTTAAACGTAAATATAttaaatccaaatccaaattcaAACCGAAAAGCAACGTCAGCATGGATCCCTTATCCCGTTTACATTATCAGCCCCCTTATTTCATAtctccctatatatatatatcctttataATTACGTACTTTTCACCTTTCAAAATTCACAACTATAGATAAATCCCTGcaattaacatatacaatatgAAATTTTTATCGGAATTGAGTACGTGTTGTGGCAGTGCCACCATCAAGACGGTGGTGGATGGGCCACTGCCGGAAGAAAACGAGGAGGAGTCGGAGCTGATAAATCGATCGGTGAATAGACGTATGGTTTCTCAGGGAAGGAAATTAAGGAAAACAGAGAATTGGAAACCGGCACTCCACGTCATCTCCGAGGACAAAACGATCGCTGACTTTGATCGTTCCGGCAATAAAAGAGCCTCAAAAAATGGCGTCAAATCTGGTCGACCACCGAAGAGGTTCGGCGACAGTTACTGGTAACAAATTgctccattttttctttttctttgtcttttttttttctggttTTATGGTTTTCTGGACCAAATTTTGACggagaatatttttatatcaaattatgaACGGAAAACATTTAGTTTAATTTTCACATAAATCAAATACATTTTTGAtccttgatatatatttttttgctaTATGCAGGAAAATGTCATACGCGGTTGCCATGCCTGCTTTTTCAGGAATGCTATTTTAGTATTGAGTTCTGTTGTTGTCATGTCCTTGTAAATAATTGctcctcctttttcttttttttttatttctttcactTTTTTGTTTACCTCCTTGGAAatttaacaaaagtaaaaatatatgcTTTTTAATTTCCTTTGTATATTGTAAAAATGATCTCAAGTTAAGTTATATTGAGATTTTTGGTTTTGTTGTTCTTTACGaagttaattttaattttatattttgttttattgaagatttttatttttatatacaaaaaatcagaaaaagatattttcttttatataatttataagtgatcataagagtttattttcacttcttcttcttcttttttttttggctgaattttcattttataagTTGTGGTTATATATCTTAtggtacaatttttttttcaattgaaaTAAATTTCCTTTAAGgactcatttatttttattaagattaaaATGTCTGAATTTGAATGCGCATCTAAAAGATTAAAATGTTTTTAAATTTGAACAGAGAATGATTAATACCGTTTGTTTTTCAATAGCTGAATATAcatgatttatattatttttaaattaataaaaataatcaaaagagaaaataatacaaaatcagacaaagtttaatattttaaaaaagtttcAATCTTAGTGTCTATTTGGCTTAgcttattcaaaataattgaaagcagcttctaaacaaaaaaaaaagttggaatACCCaaatttttttggcttataagttgtgttcaatttataagttgttttagcTAAGTCAAACAACTCAAATTATGTTtttagacttattttaagcacaaaagaATTTTAAATTGACCAgtcaaatactaaaaaaaaaatgagcAACTTATAAGTCAGCCTCTTACttatagcctgtttggattgacttattttttaagcagcttataagttgaaaactgcttataagtaaaaaaaaaaagttggtatAGGTCAACTTTtttaaactgcttaaaataagtttatctaaataaactcaactatttattgggcttattttaagcacaaaatgactttaagttggtcagtcaaacacttaaaaaagctaaaaacagcttataagtcaatccaaacggtcTCTAGTCTCCGACATGAGCATATCCGATTGTCGTAGCATTGTACATCCATCAGCAAATTGAACTTTCAAAATCTCCATTAAATCAATTTTTAGCTCCAAAACTCAAATTTCAAAGAAGTGAAGGAAGAAAACATATTCAGTAATAGATTCAATTTTTAACTCACTTCTTTTTCCAAATTCCCAAAATCCACCCGTCTGCCTATTCGCACTATCGGAGAACCCATAAATTTTGCCGTCATATGGTAGCAATCTAATGAAGTCGGTTATCAatgcatttttaaaaaaaattcaaggttTTCTAGATCTTGTTCATGATTGTTTCCATGGGATGATCAATAGTTAATATCAACGACTCATCGACTTGATTTTCCCGTCAAAGGATTTctgttatatatttttttgactaATGATGGTGTGgtgatttagaagaagaaatagtAAGTAATCTGTATAGAAGTAAAATGAAAGTGCAGGTTAGTGTAGTTTTATGAGATTTAGAAGAAGAGAATATGAGTTCTTGAATAAGCTCTAAGAAGATTGAGaacaagaagaagatgaagaagaagaaagttaaCGACAGAgaataaagggcagcccggtgcacttaagcttccgctatgcgcagggtccggggaagggcccgaccacacaagggtctgttgtacgcagccttaccttgcatttctgccagaggctgtttcagTCAAGGTATACATATGTTGAGTAACAAACTTGTAACTAACTTTAGGAGGAAAACTAACTATAGGAATATTTAGTTACTTAACTACCTAACTAATTATTTTGATCACTAGTAttaactgtcacgacccaaccccgtgggccgcgactggggtccgatctggacccccgtttacataactgtcgactacagtcaaattggactatgtataacgtgatactgcttacaaaaacctcaatgggttaaaacgttttcatgttcatatagcctcctatatataggaaccaaacacatgaacctagtgggtgataaaatattcttacacgtgtggcctctttcatttgcatcatgtcgtgaaagggaaagccagccgagaaggctgccacaacataatagcttttacagtatatcgcataggcataaccgaaataaactcctaaacaacccacacacatatgtctacagacctctaagaataggaatgacaacatatggcgggacagggcccccgccttacccctgcataaacaaatatatacatcgcaggactagtacccaaaagctaggctccgaaatagtggagcacttccaacatagctgagcagaaatcctatactagcggatctctgaaatgaacatctgtacctgcgggcatgaaacgcagccccccgaagaaagggggtcagtacgatatatgtactgagtatataagcataacataactgagataacaactgaatcAGGggtgcaggaaaccaagtataacatttaatagggtactgtacctgcacctcacaaaataaagtcatgtataccactatcacatactGTATCTGGCCCCCTCGggaactcggtgttacaaatttatctttatgtcatcataagcataaatataccataaaCGGCCCTTTAATGAGACTCGGTCTGCAATGATGTCGTCTTATCATTGCATtcatatagcatacccggcccttgGTGGGGCTCGATCATACCCGATCctttttgggactcggtgaatatttatatcatcttatattaTATTCGATCCCTTTTGGGGACTTCGGTCGTACCCGGCCCcctatgggactcggtaaagatatgtaaaccatatgcacaagcaaagtagtaagtaaccatatgcaagctagatcattatctcagagatcgtatcatgtttaacttatagctaagatgtgctaaaagaagaaagagaataagctctatatggtatgtactttccttcaagtgatcttcatatacatatttcatactcggcccttcatggggctcggcgaaccactatggcatcgtaatctcattttcgtatcaaatacatctcaatggaaatgagagatagcttcccatacattacattctgacatatAGAAGCCccactaggcaatacttaatcttcacaagaactctaatactgaacagtggataggggttatgaggcatattcggaattctgggaatggaattatccctgcacttcatatacaattcacttaaggctaaacattgccaaaagaaaagaaagatagttgtacgaacttatatcaaaacatgccaagagaaagctttacataccttgtctgaattattccttatcctgcttgcctcg contains the following coding sequences:
- the LOC129876728 gene encoding uncharacterized protein LOC129876728; this translates as MKFLSELSTCCGSATIKTVVDGPLPEENEEESELINRSVNRRMVSQGRKLRKTENWKPALHVISEDKTIADFDRSGNKRASKNGVKSGRPPKRFGDSYWKMSYAVAMPAFSGMLF